ACTGGCCGCAACTGTCGTCAGCAAGTTTAGCTTCACAATTGATAAACTGGGCATAGGCATGTGCTAAAGCCAGGCTTCCTGAACCCTCAGGACCAAGAAACAACTGGGCATGGCTTACCCTGTTCTCCAATACGGTACGTACGAGATGATCTTTAATTTCCTGATGACCAATAATATCTTTAAACTGCATAATTCAACGCCAACATACAAATGTAACAAAATATATTTGCGGATACGGTTTCGCCTGCTGTATGATAAAACAAAATGTAGAAAACTATTCGTCATTAACGACGAGTGAATACAAAGAATATTGATTCTTTTCTGTATTATTGCAAGTATAAATAAGTATATTAGGAAATGAGATTTATAGTATCCACTTCAATTCTATTAAAACAGTTGCAAGCCATCAGTGGCGCTTCAAGTAGCAGTACTGTTCTGCCTATTTTGGAAAATTTCCTGTTTGAAATCAAAGATAATACGCTGACAATTTCTGCGACAGATTTGCAAACAAGTATGGTAACTTCTTTACAGATAGAGTCTAAAGAGGAGGGGCGTGTCGCTATGCCATCTAAGATTTTGATTGAGACTTTAAAGACATTACCAGATCAGCCTGTAGCTTTTTCTGTTGACACAAATACGTTAGCTATCGAGATCAGTGCGGGAGATGGTAAGTATAAGCTGAGTGGTGAAAATGCAGATGATTTTCCTAAGATTCCAACCGTTGACAATACTTCTACAGTAAATATTCCTGCACCTGTTTTGGCTGAGGCTATCAACAAAACAATCTTTGCGGTGAGTAACGATGAGTTGAGACCTGCGATGTCCGGTGTATTAGTACAACTGGCGGAACAATCGACTACTTTTGTTTCTACAGATGCACACAAATTGGTGCGTTACCGCCGTACAGATATTTACACGGATAAACCGGCATCTCTTATTTTGCCTAAAAAAGCACTTTCTTTATTAAAATCGTCTTTACCATCTGACGATGTGAATGTGACAATTGAATATAATAATACCAATGCATTCTTTCAGTTTGGCAATATCTTTCTGATCTGTCGTCTGATTGATGAGCGTTATCCGGATTATGAGGCTGTTATTCCTCAGGTAAACCCTAATAAACTGACCGTAGACCGTTCTTTATTTCTGAATACTTTACGTCGTGTTGTCATTTTCGCAAATAAGACTACTCATCAGGTACGTTTACGTATCTCAGGTAGTGAGCTTAATATTTCTGCGGAGGATCTTGACTTTTCAAATGAAGCACACGAACGTTTGAGCTGCCAGTTTGAAGGAGATGATATGGAGATCGGTTTCAATGCTAAATTTTTGGTTGAGATGTTGAATAACCTGAGCAGCGAAGAAGTAATTATTGAGATGAGTACACCAAACAGAGCCGGTTTATTGATCCCGGCGATCAAAGATGACAATGAAGACATCCTGATGTTGGTAATGCCTGTCATGTTGAATAATGCCGGTTAATTAGAGCGTCTTGGAAGTTATATCATCACTTATTGATTTTATTCTCCATATTGATAAACATCTGGTCGAGATCGTCAATGATTATCAAACATGGACTTATCTGATTCTTTTCATTATTATTTTTGCAGAGACAGGGTTTGTAGTTACTCCTTTTTTACCGGGAGATTCTTTACTGTTTGCAACGGGAGCCATCATTGCCAAACCAGAAACAGATTTAAATATCTGGCTGATGTGGGTACTACTAATGGTCGCCGGAATACTTGGCGATATGGTGAATTATCATATCGGAAAGTATATAGGACCCAAAGCCTTCAGTGGAAAATATCGGTTTCTTAAAAAGGATTATCTGGATAAGACCGAAAAATTCTATGAAAAATACGGTGGGAAGACGATTATATATGCCCGTTTTGTTCCAATAGTAAGAACATTTGCGCCTTTTGTGGCAGGGGTAGGATCTATGTCATACCGCAAGTTCGCTTCCTATAATGTTATCGGAGCGATTGTGTGGGTGTCCAGTTTCTTATTTCTGGGATTTAAGTTTGGAGAGTTAGAATTTGTAAAGAAAAATTTTACATATGTCATTCTTGGCATTATTGTATTCTCTATACTGCCTCCGGTAGTGGAAGTGATAAAAGAAAAATTTAAAAAAAAGGAAGCCTAAAAGCTTCCTTTTTTTGTATCTATACCTATTGCTATGGATCTGATTGTACAGCTTTTTGATTTTATACGACATATAGATCGGCATATGGTGGATATTGTCAATGATTATCAGACATGGACATATCTTATCTTGTTTATCATTATTTTTTCGGAGACGGGTCTTGTTGTGACACCATTCCTTCCCGGAGATTCGGTATTGTTTGCGACAGGCGTTATTTTAGCGAAGCAGGAGAGTCAGTTGTCCGTATGGGTCATGCTGGTGGTGCTGATTACAGCAGCTGTACTTGGGGATTTTGTAAATTATGAGATTGGCAAATATTTTGGTAAGCGATTGTTCAAACCCGGATCTAAGATTTTTAAACCCTCGTACTTGTTGAAAACAGAACAATTTTATGAAAAATATGGGGTTAAAACTATAATATATGCACGTTTTGTACCAATTGTAAGGACATTTGCACCTTTTATTGCAGGGGTTGGTAAGATGCCTTATTCCCGTTTTGGATCCTATAATATAATAGGAGGAATATTGTGGGTGTCTCTTTTTCTGTTGACCGGTTATTTCTTCGGTCAGATTTCCTTTATACAGCATAACTTTTCTCTTGTTATTTTATTTATTATAGCTGTATCGATTATTCCTCCGGTTATAGAGATTGTCAGAAATAAAAGTAAATAAGCAACGTTTATAGATTAAACTTTTGTCTGGCTCCTCAGTCTTCACTATAAAATATGCCTATGAAATATCTGATTGTAGCGATTTTTTCGCTGGTTGCTCATGTTGCACAAGCACAACGTATTACCACAGAAAGAGGTGAAGCAAAAGATGCCTATGTATTACTTAATGATATACGCAGTAATCCTTCTAAATACAAGAAGCAACTGGGAATATCGGATATACAAAATGTAACCAGAAAGGCATTAGTCTGGAACAAACAATTAGCTAAAGTTGCGGAAGAAAGAGCTTATGATATGGCTAAAAGAGCTTATTTTGACCACATTACACCTGATGGTGTGGGCGTGAATGTACAGATCGCTGAAGGAGGATATTCTTTAAACAAAGACTGGTTAAAAAACATTAAAGCAAATAATTTTGAATCTATAGCTGCCAACCATCCTTCTGCAGAAGAAGGAATAAGGGCGCTGATTATCGGGAAAGGATCTCCCGGTTTTATGCATCGTAAGCATTTGCTTGGCATGGATAAATGGAACGGATCCCTCCAGGATATAGGTATTGGATATGTCAGGATCCCTTCGGGAGCGACTTATAAAAGCTATCTCTGTGTTATAATCGCAAAGCATGACTGGTAATAAATGCATTATCTTCTATAAAGCTCACTTTCACCGGTTTATTTTTTACTTTTTATTTTTTACTTTTCATACCTTTGCATATGATAAAATCAATGACCGGGTATGGTATTGGCACTCATGACAATGAAAAGGTTAAGTATAGTGTTGAAATAAAATCCCTCAATTCAAAATTCTTAGAGCTTAATATCCGTCTTCCTAAGGCGGTTTCCGATAAAGAGCTGACCCTTCGCGGAGAGTGTGGTAAGCTTATTGAAAGAGGGAAAGTCAACGTGATGGTAAACGTTGAGTATACCGATCAGACAGCAAAAGCCTCAAATATTAATGCTGCTCTCTTAAAAAAATATTACGAACAACTTCAGGACATCGCTGTAGAACTTGGTGATAAGCAAGCTTCTTTGTTTGCTTTGGCTTTGGATATGCCCGAAGTGGTAACCAATAATGATGACACGGTTGATGAAGAAGAAGGTGGTATATTGATGACCGCTTTTAAGGAAGCCGTTAATCAGTTTAATATATTCCGGGAAAAGGAAGGAGTGGTATTACGGAATGATCTGGAACAGCGTGTACAGTTTATCCTGGACTATCTGACTTCAGTAGAAGCAAAAGAAACTTCCCGCATTCCGTTGATAAGAGAGCGTATCAGCCAGTATATGGACGAAGTCGTCGGCAAAGAGAATATCGATAAGAACAGGTTTGAGCAAGAGCTGATTTATTATATCGATAAACTGGATATCACGGAAGAGAAAGTCCGCTTACGCAGTCATTGTAATTATTTTTTAGAAGCATTGAATGCACCGGATTCTAATGGTAAAAAACTTGGATTTATCTCTCAGGAGATGGGAAGAGAAATCAATACTTTAGGATCAAAAGCGAATAATGCGGAGATACAGCAGATCGTGGTTCGTATGAAAGAGGAGTTAGAGAAAATTAAAGAACAGTTGCTAAACGTTTTATAGCCGCATGAAAGGAAAGTTAATCATTTTTTCTGCACCTTCAGGAGCAGGAAAAACAACAATAGTAAGACACTTATTAAATAAATATCCGGATAAAATAGAGTTTTCGATTTCGGCCAGTACGCGTGAACCGCGTGGAGAGGAAGTGGACGGAAAGGATTATTATTTTATTTCGAAAGAAGAATTTTTGCATAAAATTGCAAAGCAGGAGTTCATTGAGTTTGAAGAAGTTTATTCCGGTACTTTTTACGGTACACTCCGTTCAGAGGTAGAGCGTATCTGGGAAAAAGGAAAGCATGTTATTTTTGATATAGATGTTGTCGGAGGATTGCGGCTGCGATCCAAATTTCCGGATCAGGCACTTTCTATATTTGTAAAACCGCCTTCTCTGGAAGTGTTGAAAGATCGGTTGAGAGGTCGTGGTACTGATAGTGAAGATAAACTGAAAGAGCGCTTTGCAAAAGCGGAACATGAGTTGTCTTTTGCTGATCGGTTTGATGTCATCCTCAAAAATTATGATCTGGATACAGCATGTGCTGAAGCAGAAAAACTATTGTTAGATTTTATCGATCAGGATTAAGTACAGATCGGCGATGAAGAAGGTTGGGCTTTTCTTTGGATCTTTCAATCCGGTACATGTAGGGCATTTGATCATTGCCAATTATATGGCTAATCATACTGCTCTGGATGAAGTATGGTTTGTGGTATCCCCTCAGAATCCCTTTAAAAAGAAAGCATCTTTAGCGGATCCTTATGATCGTCTGGAGATGGTGAATCTGGCTATTGAAGATACGGAAAACTTAAGGTGTAGTAACATTGAGTTTAATCTGCCTGTGCCATCCTATACTATAGATACACTTGTACACTTATCTGAAAAATATCCGGATAAGCAGTTTCACCTTATTATGGGACAGGATAATCTGGAATCTCTTCAGAAATGGAAGAATATAGATATCATTCTGCGGGATTATCACATCTATGTATACCCGAGACCCGGCTACAATTCCGGAGATTTTAAAGATCACCCTTCTATCACCATCACGGATACCCCATTAATGGAATTGTCTTCTACATTTATACGAAAGGCCATTCAGGAAGGGAAAGATATTAAGTTTTTTACACCGGATAAGGTTATAGAATTTATAGACAAAAAGGGTCTTTATTCAAAATAAAAAAAGACATAGCCCATCTATTCAGGTGGGCTTTTTTATTGCCACAGCTGCAGGATTTAGTTTTTCTTTTTTATGGAAAGGACGTTTTTAAAGCATCCTAAAGTTAAATAACCATTATTTAACTTTTAAACTTCAAGGTCATGGCAGAGCTAAGTCTTAAACAACAAAACACCGGAAAAAAGGAAAGGAGAAGTATCAGAGCAAGGGCTATGCCTAAAGTAGATCTGACGGCAATGGTAGATCTGGCATTTTTACTGATTACCTTTTTTATGCTGACCACTTCATTGAATACACCCAATAATCTGGCTGTCGCTATGCCGGATAAGGGACCTATTACCGAACCGGTATTGATTAACGAGGACCGCACCATCAATCTTTTATTAGGAGACCAAAATGAAATTACCTATTATAAAGGTGCTGACCAGCATCCAAAGAGCAAACCTGTAAAGGTGTCATATGGTAAACTGGGACTGAGGGAGCTTTTGATAAATTTGAAAACGGAGATACTACAAAGTACTGGAGGACAAGATATGATTGTGCTGATCAAACCCGGAAATGAATCGGTTACAAAGAATCTGGTAGATGTTCTGGATGAGATTCAGATAGCCGATGTCCGGCGGTTTATGATTACAAAGATGTCTGAAAAAGAAAAGGAAATGCTGTAATAGGCAGGAAACAACCAGTAAAATAAAAGGCTTCCCTTTTCGGAAGCCTTTTATTTTATATTGAGATTATCTTCCCATCCATCCGCCATCTACGGTAAGAATAGTACCGTGTACATAGTCAGATGCCTGAGATGCTAAGAAAATGGCAGGGCCTTTAAAATCTTCCGGCTGCCCCCATCTTCCTGCAGGAATGCGATCTAATATAGATTTTGACCTTTCAGGATCATCACGGAGCGCTTCTGTGTTGTCCGTTG
The Sphingobacterium spiritivorum genome window above contains:
- the dnaN gene encoding DNA polymerase III subunit beta, which translates into the protein MRFIVSTSILLKQLQAISGASSSSTVLPILENFLFEIKDNTLTISATDLQTSMVTSLQIESKEEGRVAMPSKILIETLKTLPDQPVAFSVDTNTLAIEISAGDGKYKLSGENADDFPKIPTVDNTSTVNIPAPVLAEAINKTIFAVSNDELRPAMSGVLVQLAEQSTTFVSTDAHKLVRYRRTDIYTDKPASLILPKKALSLLKSSLPSDDVNVTIEYNNTNAFFQFGNIFLICRLIDERYPDYEAVIPQVNPNKLTVDRSLFLNTLRRVVIFANKTTHQVRLRISGSELNISAEDLDFSNEAHERLSCQFEGDDMEIGFNAKFLVEMLNNLSSEEVIIEMSTPNRAGLLIPAIKDDNEDILMLVMPVMLNNAG
- a CDS encoding DedA family protein, which gives rise to MEVISSLIDFILHIDKHLVEIVNDYQTWTYLILFIIIFAETGFVVTPFLPGDSLLFATGAIIAKPETDLNIWLMWVLLMVAGILGDMVNYHIGKYIGPKAFSGKYRFLKKDYLDKTEKFYEKYGGKTIIYARFVPIVRTFAPFVAGVGSMSYRKFASYNVIGAIVWVSSFLFLGFKFGELEFVKKNFTYVILGIIVFSILPPVVEVIKEKFKKKEA
- a CDS encoding DedA family protein; its protein translation is MDLIVQLFDFIRHIDRHMVDIVNDYQTWTYLILFIIIFSETGLVVTPFLPGDSVLFATGVILAKQESQLSVWVMLVVLITAAVLGDFVNYEIGKYFGKRLFKPGSKIFKPSYLLKTEQFYEKYGVKTIIYARFVPIVRTFAPFIAGVGKMPYSRFGSYNIIGGILWVSLFLLTGYFFGQISFIQHNFSLVILFIIAVSIIPPVIEIVRNKSK
- a CDS encoding CAP domain-containing protein, producing MKYLIVAIFSLVAHVAQAQRITTERGEAKDAYVLLNDIRSNPSKYKKQLGISDIQNVTRKALVWNKQLAKVAEERAYDMAKRAYFDHITPDGVGVNVQIAEGGYSLNKDWLKNIKANNFESIAANHPSAEEGIRALIIGKGSPGFMHRKHLLGMDKWNGSLQDIGIGYVRIPSGATYKSYLCVIIAKHDW
- a CDS encoding YicC/YloC family endoribonuclease; its protein translation is MIKSMTGYGIGTHDNEKVKYSVEIKSLNSKFLELNIRLPKAVSDKELTLRGECGKLIERGKVNVMVNVEYTDQTAKASNINAALLKKYYEQLQDIAVELGDKQASLFALALDMPEVVTNNDDTVDEEEGGILMTAFKEAVNQFNIFREKEGVVLRNDLEQRVQFILDYLTSVEAKETSRIPLIRERISQYMDEVVGKENIDKNRFEQELIYYIDKLDITEEKVRLRSHCNYFLEALNAPDSNGKKLGFISQEMGREINTLGSKANNAEIQQIVVRMKEELEKIKEQLLNVL
- the gmk gene encoding guanylate kinase; the protein is MKGKLIIFSAPSGAGKTTIVRHLLNKYPDKIEFSISASTREPRGEEVDGKDYYFISKEEFLHKIAKQEFIEFEEVYSGTFYGTLRSEVERIWEKGKHVIFDIDVVGGLRLRSKFPDQALSIFVKPPSLEVLKDRLRGRGTDSEDKLKERFAKAEHELSFADRFDVILKNYDLDTACAEAEKLLLDFIDQD
- the nadD gene encoding nicotinate (nicotinamide) nucleotide adenylyltransferase, which codes for MKKVGLFFGSFNPVHVGHLIIANYMANHTALDEVWFVVSPQNPFKKKASLADPYDRLEMVNLAIEDTENLRCSNIEFNLPVPSYTIDTLVHLSEKYPDKQFHLIMGQDNLESLQKWKNIDIILRDYHIYVYPRPGYNSGDFKDHPSITITDTPLMELSSTFIRKAIQEGKDIKFFTPDKVIEFIDKKGLYSK
- a CDS encoding ExbD/TolR family protein — translated: MAELSLKQQNTGKKERRSIRARAMPKVDLTAMVDLAFLLITFFMLTTSLNTPNNLAVAMPDKGPITEPVLINEDRTINLLLGDQNEITYYKGADQHPKSKPVKVSYGKLGLRELLINLKTEILQSTGGQDMIVLIKPGNESVTKNLVDVLDEIQIADVRRFMITKMSEKEKEML